From a region of the Cyclopterus lumpus isolate fCycLum1 chromosome 5, fCycLum1.pri, whole genome shotgun sequence genome:
- the ubap2a gene encoding ubiquitin-associated protein 2a isoform X6: MGALSNQYTFNPADYASEGGSGSTHTEVWDPAATSNTDGSVTWRGTLEDWASEDWSEDVGLSETKVFTSSCAAENHITPGQSLDLGSLLQKPAVGGREPPSSSSSQSLVFTNSHHHHHQQQQQQQQQQQQQQQQPPPSRNATSSTSYAHAALSSVLGAGFGDLGQAKRAPPSAGAQILEQLKGPGLGPLPSSQAAAPASTQGSNASICRLPGLGAPAPPPSSSSWDIKASDSNASSLSSQFSREFGLQPEPSLVLSQLVQRHSGPSLPLARQPSPPSQQLAPAASASPAPHHTSTPSQAGPGMSAAGAKPPAPGAGLDPQGGSTPQQQQRAQLKGQKRRIPPSSKIPATAVEMPGSADVPGLNLQFGALDFGSESPLPEFGVVDNCAMAASRESTPAPAPGPGTQNQTSLYSKPLSESLGSPLSVALPLSSSEPVYHSSGPLPSLTPSLGTASSSNPPLCSSTASTTSSSHFSTVGGSYDGTMPPHTRLAFSQSKEATGPVMNGLNGVRTSAALDTSPKPESPSPNISTNGGAAPSSHLASSLPAHGSTGLSSLAQDLPSAGQLTSLNSHVNHSSVSALGSSSSSLTYTSVDNSNVSSLAPSSGSYTSSQHLALHSTHNSSNSSSGISHLGNMGNMGNMGNMGNHMSSTVGGIVSASVLHSAAIAAGTALGLGSNGANATSNLSAARTTALLSSSTGKAPPNLSQGVPPLLPNQYIMGPGGLLPAYPQIYGYEDLHMLQSRLPMPSLQDYYGITFPGPTATLSGRDGSLATNPYSGEVTKFGRNDATSPAPPTSLAAPQASQGQSPGQNQAQPQPPQAQPQPQGQPQHHSSQQAFLPAGYSYTGLPYYTGVPGGVPSAAAFQYGHTMFVPPGGPGPASAKQHSMGLGLGNPSASPFQQQQTQQQQPSGYGQHAFSSGYEELTAGPAGVDYSKGYNSSSQAQAKSAASGPGKGVSVTSSNSGVPDISGSVYNKTQSFDKQGFHAGTPPPFSLPSALGGPGPLNPGGAPGGYAPAPFLHILPHQQPHSQLLHHHLAQDGQGGPSQRGQNSSLQQKSQVNKSSYGSSPYWAN, encoded by the exons ATGGGAGCTTTGTCCAATCAATA CACCTTCAACCCAGCGGACTACGCCTCCGAGGGGGGGTCCGGGTCCACACACACCGAGGTGTGGGACCCGGCAGCCACCAGCAACACAGATGGGTCAG TTACCTGGAGGGGAACCTTGGAAGACTGGGCGTCTGAGGACTGGAGTGAGGATGTTGGT CTCTCAGAGACCAAAGTGTTCACCTCCTCATGTGCTGCTGAGAATCACATCACACCTGGGCAAAG TCTGGACCTCGGCTCTCTGCTGCAGAAGCCTGCAGTTGGAGGAAGAGAGCCAccttcgtcctcttcctctcagagTCTGGTCTTCACTaactcccaccaccaccaccaccagcagcagcagcagcagcagcagcagcagcagcagcagcagcagcagccgccccCCAGCCGCAACgccaccagtagcaccagctaCGCTCATGCTGCTCTG TCGTCGGTTCTGGGAGCTGGTTTTGGGGACCTGGGGCAGGCCAAGAGGGCTCCGCCTAGTGCTGGAGCTCAGATACTGGAGCAGCTGAAGGGCCCTGGCTTGGGTCCGCTTCCTTCCTCCCAGGCTGCAGCTCCTGCCAGCACCCAAGGAAGCAACGCTTCCATTTGCCGCCTGCCCGGCCTGGGAGcacctgcacctcctccctcctcatcgaGCTGGGACATAAAGGCTTCGGATTCCAACGCCTCCTCGCTGTCCTCGCAGTTCAGCC GTGAGTTCGGCCTGCAGCCAGAGCCGTCTCTGGTGCTGAGCCAGCTGGTTCAGAGGCACAGCGGCCCCTCCTTGCCTCTGGCACGCCAACCGAGCCCTCCGTCGCAGCAACTAGCGCCTGCTGCTTCAGCCTCGCCCGCTCCCCACCACACCAGCACGCCATCACAGGCGGGCCCGGGGATGAGCGCTGCTGGTGCTAAACCTCCTGCCCCCGGCGCAGGGCTGGACCCTCAGGGTGGCAGCAccccacagcagcagcaacgggcCCAGCTCAAAGGACAGAAACGAAGGATACCTCCCTCATCGAAG ATCCCCGCCACGGCGGTAGAGATGCCCGGCTCGGCCGACGTCCCCGGGCTGAACCTCCAGTTTGGAGCTCTTGACTTCGGCTCGGAGTCGCCGTTGCCGGAGTTCGGAGTCGTTGACAATTGTGCGATGGCGGCATCCAGGGAGTCCACACCGGCCCCTGCACCGGGACCAGGGACCCAGAACCAGACGAGCTTGTACTCCAAACCACTCAG CGAGTCGCTGGGCAGCCCTCTCTCCGTGGCgctgcctctctcctcctcagagcCGGTGTATCACTCCTCTGGGCCGTTGCCCAGCCTCACTCCCTCATTAGGGACTGCCAGCTCCTCCAACCCCCCCTTGTGTTCTTCGACagcctccaccacctcctcctctcacttctCCACAGTGGGGGGTAGTTACGATGGGACCATGCCCCCTCACACACGACTGGCCTTCTCCCAGAGTAAAGAGGCCACGGGACCAGTCATG AATGGTCTGAATGGTGTCAGGACCTCTGCTGCTCTAGACA CTTCACCGAAGCCAGAGTCTCCGTCTCCGAACATCAGCACCAACGGTGGCgccgccccctcctcccactTAGCATCCAGCCTGCCTGCACACGGCTCCACCGGGCTCTCCAGCCTGGCACAGGACCTGCCCTCAGCCGGCCAGCTGACCTCGCTCAACAG TCATGTCAATCATTCCTCGGTGTCGGCTCTGGGCTCCAGCTCTAGCTCTCTCACC TACACCAGTGTTGACAACAGCAACGTGAGCTCTCTGGCTCCCTCCTCTGGCTCCTACACGTCATCGCAGCACTTGGCACTCCACTCGAcccacaacagcagcaacagtagCAGCGGCATCAGCCACCTGGGCAACATGGGCAACATGGGCAACATGGGCAACATGGGCAACCACATGAGCAGCACGGTCGGCGGCATCGTCAGCGCCAGCGTGCTTCACTCGGCCGCCATCGCCGCCGGCACGGCGCTGGGACTCGGCTCCAATGGAGCCAACGCCACGTCGAACCTCTCTGCAGCGAGGACCACGGCTCTGCTCTCGTCCTCCACTG GTAAAGCTCCTCCTAATTTATCCCAGGGAGTGCCCCCTCTACTGCCCAACCAGTATATCATGGGCCCAGGGGGGCTGCTGCCAGCATACCCA CAGATCTATGGTTATGAAGACCTCCATATGCTCCAGTCCAGACTGCCAATG cccTCTTTGCAGGATTACTATGGGATCACATTCCCCGGCCCCACAGCGACTCTCTCTGGTAGAGACGGGAGCCTGGCCACCAACCCCTACTCAG GAGAAGTCACAAAGTTTGGCAGGAATGACGCCACCTCCCCGGCACCCCCCACAAGCCTTGCGGCCCCGCAGGCCTCCCAGGGCCAGAGCCCAGGACAGAACCAGGCCCAGCCTCAGCCCCCCCAGGCCCAGCCTCAGCCCCAGGGCCAGCCGCAACACCACAGCAGTCAGCAGGCCTTTCTGCCCGCGGGCTACAGCTACACGGGCCTGCCTTACTACACCGGGGTGCCCGGGGGCGTCCCCAGCGCTGCTGCCTTCCAGTACGGCCACACCATGTTTGTTCCCCCCGGGGGTCCGGGACCGGCCTCGGCCAAGCAGCACAGTATGGGCCTCGGTCTGGGGAACCCCTCGGCGAGCcccttccagcagcagcagacgcagcagcagcagcccagcGGCTACGGCCAGCACGCCTTCAGCTCAG GGTACGAGGAGCTGACCGCGGGGCCAGCAGGAGTGGACTACAGCAAAGGATACAACTCCTCCTCACAGGCACAAGCCAAATCTGCTGCTTCTGGGCCCGGGAAAG GGGTCTCCGTGACGTCCAGTAACTCCGGCGTGCCCGACATCAGTGGAAGTGTTTACAACAAGACCCAG TCTTTTGATAAGCAGGGTTTCCATGCGGGCAcacctcctcccttcagtctgCCATCAGCACTGGGGGGTCCGGGCCCTCTGAACCCTGGAGGAGCTCCTGGAGGCTACGCCCCGGCCCCCTTCCTCCACATCCTGCCTCACCAGCAACCGCACTCGCAGCTGCTGCACCACCACCTGGCTCAGGACGGACAG GGGGGTCCGAGCCAACGGGGCCAGAACAGCAGCCTGCAGCAGAAGAGCCAAGTCAACAAGTCGAGCTACGGCAGCTCCCCCTACTGGGCCAACtga
- the ubap2a gene encoding ubiquitin-associated protein 2a isoform X1: protein MMSSLGGDKARGPREKALPAATQASQPQKQIQMQATAEQIRLAQVIYDKNDADFEGKVNQLMEVTGKNQDECMVALHDCNEDISRAINFLLESTSDMTSWETVGKKKPLVKEGPSDSKENKENREKKGEREASKGRAAASRRGRGASRSRPARPEENGVEVTPVDRGSDRGRRARGGGRGSGARGRGRGPPGSRFSAQGMGYGGSTHSTFNPADYASEGGSGSTHTEVWDPAATSNTDGSVTWRGTLEDWASEDWSEDVGLSETKVFTSSCAAENHITPGQSLDLGSLLQKPAVGGREPPSSSSSQSLVFTNSHHHHHQQQQQQQQQQQQQQQQPPPSRNATSSTSYAHAALSSVLGAGFGDLGQAKRAPPSAGAQILEQLKGPGLGPLPSSQAAAPASTQGSNASICRLPGLGAPAPPPSSSSWDIKASDSNASSLSSQFSREFGLQPEPSLVLSQLVQRHSGPSLPLARQPSPPSQQLAPAASASPAPHHTSTPSQAGPGMSAAGAKPPAPGAGLDPQGGSTPQQQQRAQLKGQKRRIPPSSKIPATAVEMPGSADVPGLNLQFGALDFGSESPLPEFGVVDNCAMAASRESTPAPAPGPGTQNQTSLYSKPLSESLGSPLSVALPLSSSEPVYHSSGPLPSLTPSLGTASSSNPPLCSSTASTTSSSHFSTVGGSYDGTMPPHTRLAFSQSKEATGPVMNGLNGVRTSAALDTSPKPESPSPNISTNGGAAPSSHLASSLPAHGSTGLSSLAQDLPSAGQLTSLNSHVNHSSVSALGSSSSSLTYTSVDNSNVSSLAPSSGSYTSSQHLALHSTHNSSNSSSGISHLGNMGNMGNMGNMGNHMSSTVGGIVSASVLHSAAIAAGTALGLGSNGANATSNLSAARTTALLSSSTGKAPPNLSQGVPPLLPNQYIMGPGGLLPAYPQIYGYEDLHMLQSRLPMPSLQDYYGITFPGPTATLSGRDGSLATNPYSGEVTKFGRNDATSPAPPTSLAAPQASQGQSPGQNQAQPQPPQAQPQPQGQPQHHSSQQAFLPAGYSYTGLPYYTGVPGGVPSAAAFQYGHTMFVPPGGPGPASAKQHSMGLGLGNPSASPFQQQQTQQQQPSGYGQHAFSSGYEELTAGPAGVDYSKGYNSSSQAQAKSAASGPGKGVSVTSSNSGVPDISGSVYNKTQSFDKQGFHAGTPPPFSLPSALGGPGPLNPGGAPGGYAPAPFLHILPHQQPHSQLLHHHLAQDGQGGPSQRGQNSSLQQKSQVNKSSYGSSPYWAN, encoded by the exons ATGATGAGCTCGCTGGGCGGCGACAAGGCCCGGGGCCCTCGAGAGAAAGCTCTGCCTGCTGCCACTCAAGCATCACAACCACAGAAACAGATACAG ATGCAGGCTACTGCCGAGCAGATCCGGCTCGCCCAGGTCATCTACGACAAGAATGATGCTGACTTTGAGGGCAAAGTTAACCAG CTGATGGAAGTGACCGGGAAGAACCAGGATGAGTGCATGGTAGCACTCCACGACTGCAACGAGGACATTAGCAGAGCCATTAACTTCCTCCTCGAGAGCACCTCGGACATG ACCTCATGGGAGACGGTCGGGAAGAAGAAGCCTCTGGTGAAGGAGGGTCCCTCAGACAGcaaggagaacaaggagaaccgggagaagaaaggagagagggaagctaGCAAGGGCCGCGCAGCAGCTAGCCGCCGGGGCCGGGGGGCCAGTCGCAGTCGACCGG CGCGTCCAGAGGAGAACGGAGTGGAGGTCACACCGGTGGACAGAGGTTCGGACCGAGGTCGGAGGGCCAGAGGTGGCGGCCGAG GATCTGGAGCTCGAGGCCGAGGGAGAGGACCACCAGGGAGCCGGTTCTCCGCCCAGGGCATGGGGTACGGGGGCagcacacacag CACCTTCAACCCAGCGGACTACGCCTCCGAGGGGGGGTCCGGGTCCACACACACCGAGGTGTGGGACCCGGCAGCCACCAGCAACACAGATGGGTCAG TTACCTGGAGGGGAACCTTGGAAGACTGGGCGTCTGAGGACTGGAGTGAGGATGTTGGT CTCTCAGAGACCAAAGTGTTCACCTCCTCATGTGCTGCTGAGAATCACATCACACCTGGGCAAAG TCTGGACCTCGGCTCTCTGCTGCAGAAGCCTGCAGTTGGAGGAAGAGAGCCAccttcgtcctcttcctctcagagTCTGGTCTTCACTaactcccaccaccaccaccaccagcagcagcagcagcagcagcagcagcagcagcagcagcagcagcagccgccccCCAGCCGCAACgccaccagtagcaccagctaCGCTCATGCTGCTCTG TCGTCGGTTCTGGGAGCTGGTTTTGGGGACCTGGGGCAGGCCAAGAGGGCTCCGCCTAGTGCTGGAGCTCAGATACTGGAGCAGCTGAAGGGCCCTGGCTTGGGTCCGCTTCCTTCCTCCCAGGCTGCAGCTCCTGCCAGCACCCAAGGAAGCAACGCTTCCATTTGCCGCCTGCCCGGCCTGGGAGcacctgcacctcctccctcctcatcgaGCTGGGACATAAAGGCTTCGGATTCCAACGCCTCCTCGCTGTCCTCGCAGTTCAGCC GTGAGTTCGGCCTGCAGCCAGAGCCGTCTCTGGTGCTGAGCCAGCTGGTTCAGAGGCACAGCGGCCCCTCCTTGCCTCTGGCACGCCAACCGAGCCCTCCGTCGCAGCAACTAGCGCCTGCTGCTTCAGCCTCGCCCGCTCCCCACCACACCAGCACGCCATCACAGGCGGGCCCGGGGATGAGCGCTGCTGGTGCTAAACCTCCTGCCCCCGGCGCAGGGCTGGACCCTCAGGGTGGCAGCAccccacagcagcagcaacgggcCCAGCTCAAAGGACAGAAACGAAGGATACCTCCCTCATCGAAG ATCCCCGCCACGGCGGTAGAGATGCCCGGCTCGGCCGACGTCCCCGGGCTGAACCTCCAGTTTGGAGCTCTTGACTTCGGCTCGGAGTCGCCGTTGCCGGAGTTCGGAGTCGTTGACAATTGTGCGATGGCGGCATCCAGGGAGTCCACACCGGCCCCTGCACCGGGACCAGGGACCCAGAACCAGACGAGCTTGTACTCCAAACCACTCAG CGAGTCGCTGGGCAGCCCTCTCTCCGTGGCgctgcctctctcctcctcagagcCGGTGTATCACTCCTCTGGGCCGTTGCCCAGCCTCACTCCCTCATTAGGGACTGCCAGCTCCTCCAACCCCCCCTTGTGTTCTTCGACagcctccaccacctcctcctctcacttctCCACAGTGGGGGGTAGTTACGATGGGACCATGCCCCCTCACACACGACTGGCCTTCTCCCAGAGTAAAGAGGCCACGGGACCAGTCATG AATGGTCTGAATGGTGTCAGGACCTCTGCTGCTCTAGACA CTTCACCGAAGCCAGAGTCTCCGTCTCCGAACATCAGCACCAACGGTGGCgccgccccctcctcccactTAGCATCCAGCCTGCCTGCACACGGCTCCACCGGGCTCTCCAGCCTGGCACAGGACCTGCCCTCAGCCGGCCAGCTGACCTCGCTCAACAG TCATGTCAATCATTCCTCGGTGTCGGCTCTGGGCTCCAGCTCTAGCTCTCTCACC TACACCAGTGTTGACAACAGCAACGTGAGCTCTCTGGCTCCCTCCTCTGGCTCCTACACGTCATCGCAGCACTTGGCACTCCACTCGAcccacaacagcagcaacagtagCAGCGGCATCAGCCACCTGGGCAACATGGGCAACATGGGCAACATGGGCAACATGGGCAACCACATGAGCAGCACGGTCGGCGGCATCGTCAGCGCCAGCGTGCTTCACTCGGCCGCCATCGCCGCCGGCACGGCGCTGGGACTCGGCTCCAATGGAGCCAACGCCACGTCGAACCTCTCTGCAGCGAGGACCACGGCTCTGCTCTCGTCCTCCACTG GTAAAGCTCCTCCTAATTTATCCCAGGGAGTGCCCCCTCTACTGCCCAACCAGTATATCATGGGCCCAGGGGGGCTGCTGCCAGCATACCCA CAGATCTATGGTTATGAAGACCTCCATATGCTCCAGTCCAGACTGCCAATG cccTCTTTGCAGGATTACTATGGGATCACATTCCCCGGCCCCACAGCGACTCTCTCTGGTAGAGACGGGAGCCTGGCCACCAACCCCTACTCAG GAGAAGTCACAAAGTTTGGCAGGAATGACGCCACCTCCCCGGCACCCCCCACAAGCCTTGCGGCCCCGCAGGCCTCCCAGGGCCAGAGCCCAGGACAGAACCAGGCCCAGCCTCAGCCCCCCCAGGCCCAGCCTCAGCCCCAGGGCCAGCCGCAACACCACAGCAGTCAGCAGGCCTTTCTGCCCGCGGGCTACAGCTACACGGGCCTGCCTTACTACACCGGGGTGCCCGGGGGCGTCCCCAGCGCTGCTGCCTTCCAGTACGGCCACACCATGTTTGTTCCCCCCGGGGGTCCGGGACCGGCCTCGGCCAAGCAGCACAGTATGGGCCTCGGTCTGGGGAACCCCTCGGCGAGCcccttccagcagcagcagacgcagcagcagcagcccagcGGCTACGGCCAGCACGCCTTCAGCTCAG GGTACGAGGAGCTGACCGCGGGGCCAGCAGGAGTGGACTACAGCAAAGGATACAACTCCTCCTCACAGGCACAAGCCAAATCTGCTGCTTCTGGGCCCGGGAAAG GGGTCTCCGTGACGTCCAGTAACTCCGGCGTGCCCGACATCAGTGGAAGTGTTTACAACAAGACCCAG TCTTTTGATAAGCAGGGTTTCCATGCGGGCAcacctcctcccttcagtctgCCATCAGCACTGGGGGGTCCGGGCCCTCTGAACCCTGGAGGAGCTCCTGGAGGCTACGCCCCGGCCCCCTTCCTCCACATCCTGCCTCACCAGCAACCGCACTCGCAGCTGCTGCACCACCACCTGGCTCAGGACGGACAG GGGGGTCCGAGCCAACGGGGCCAGAACAGCAGCCTGCAGCAGAAGAGCCAAGTCAACAAGTCGAGCTACGGCAGCTCCCCCTACTGGGCCAACtga